Within the Pseudomonas sp. SL4(2022) genome, the region CCCTGCGGCGTTAAAAGCGGGCTCGGCAAGCCGCTTGCGGCTAACGCGCTTTAGCGCGGCCCGAAGGGCGACTGAAACCAGTAATGCTCATGTACAAAAGTACGCTCGCTGTCCTCGCCTGCTTTGACCCGCCGGAGGTTGTTACTAACGTAGCGCCTTGCAGGACTCTAGCTCGCGAGACCTCAGATCAGTTATGAGGGCGCAAGATGAATGATGTCGATGAGAAAAAGCCGCTGTGGCAACGCCTCGGCTGGCTGGTGCTGATCTGGGCTGGTAGCGTGCTGGCCTTGGGCGCGGTGTCCTATCTGCTGCGGCTGTTTATGCAGGCCGCGGGGATGGGCACGCCGTAAGCGCGATATTGGTGATCGCTATAGGAGGCGCTTTAGCGGCGAGCGTTTACTGACGGCTTGTCGCGGCTGAAGCCCCTCCGCCGGGCTTTGCAGCGCGTTTATTTGATCGCTTTGAGCACCACAAACTTCGGCGTGGCCGCCACCTGTTCGACACCGCGGAACAGCCGTTTCAGCTTGGCGTGGTAACCCAGGTGGCGGTTGCCGACGATCCACAGTTCGCCGCCGGTCACCAGCGCGGCGCGGGCCTGTTGGAACATGCGCCAGGCGAGAAAGTCGCCGACCACTTGCTGCTGATGGAACGGCGGGTTGCACAGCACCAGATCCAACGAATCCTCCGCCTGCTCGGCTAAACCATCGCCCGCGCGAATCTCTACCGGACGCTCACCCAGCGTCGCACGCCAGTTTTCTTCGGCTGATTGCACGGCCATATATGACTCATCCACCAGCGTCAGCTCGGCCTGCGGACTGCCCAGTGCATAGGCAATGCCGAGCACACCGTTGCCGCAACCGAGGTCGGCCACGCGCATGCGGCTGAGGTGCTTGGGCAAGTGCGGGAGAAAGGCGCGGGTGCCGATATCCAGGTCTTCACGGCAGAACACGTTGGCGTGGTTAAGCAGCTCGATAGCCGGCTTTTCCAGGCGATAACGCGTCGGGTAGGGCGATACGGGTGCAGGTTTGGCCTTTGGTGTGGCAAACAGCAGGCGGGCTTTTTTCACTGCCAGCGAGGCCTGCACCGGGCCGATATATTGCTCCAGCAGATCACCGGCGGCGCGCGGCAGGTGCTTGATCATGGCCGCCGCAATCACCTGTGCGCCTGGAGCCAACTGGCCGTGCAGCCGAATCAGTTGCTCCTCCAGCAGCGCCAGGGTTTTCGGTACGCGAATCAGCACCCCATCAAACGGTCCCTGCGCGACGGTACTGGCTGGGACAAACCTCACGGCATCCGCCTGCTGCTGGTTGCGCAGCAGGTTGACCTGCAACCCCAGGTGGCCGAGGTGCGAGTCGCCGCTGCTGGTCACCTGCGCCTGGCTCGCCAGGCTGATGGCCAGTGCGCCGAAGCTGTCATTCAGCACCAATACCCGGGCGCTGCTCGTCAGCCCTTGTTCATGCAAATGGTTGAGCAGGTACTCATCCGCAGCATCGAACGCCTGCAGCGGCTCGTTGGGCTGGTCGGGTTGGCGAAGCAGGTCGAGCTGGGCGAAGGGGGTGCTGAGCAGGGGCATGGATTACTCGGGTAGCAGGTCGCAAGGGCGCGATAAAAAGTGCAGTTGGTCGCTATTGTCGGTGCAAGTCGCAGAAAAGTCTCGGAACTGAGAGCTGGTTCAGTAAATCAAGGTTGTGTTGCGCGCGGCTATGCCGAAAAATGCCGGCCCCTTGCGGATCTGCTCAGTCTTGTCTGATACCCATCAGTCAGCAAGCATGAGTCAGCAAGGTCGGCATTCAAATAATAACCAGGCCCCGAGCATTACGCCCGGCTGCGATCTGGTAGCGCCTGATGATCAGGACTGCGCCGCTGCTCTGCCGCGTCCGCCGAATCATCCATAGCCCACACCCCCACTCAATGAGGCCTGCTTATGCAGGCTTCACGGCGTTCTATTTGCAAAAAGGTATGTTCATGTTCAAGTCCCTGTTGTCTTTAACCTTCACTGCGTTGCTGGTCGCGGTAAGTCCGGCCCAGGCGGAAGGCAAGGCTCCCATCGTGATCAAGTTCTCCCATGTCGTGGCCGAGGACACCCCCAAGGGCAAGGGTGCGCTGCTGTTCAAAAAGCTGGTGGAAGAGCGTCTGGCCGGCCAGGTAGCGGTTGAGGTCTACCCGAACTCGACGCTGTTCGGTGATGGCGAGGAGATCAACGCATTGCGCGATGGCAAGGTGCAGATGCTGGCACCGTCGCTGTCCAAGTTCGAGGCCTACACCAAACAGCTGCAGGTGTTTGACCTGCCGTTCCTGTTCGATGACCTGGAGGCGGTCAAGCGCTTCCAGAAGCGCGACAAGAGCCGCGAGCTGCTGCACGCCATGTCCAACCAGGGCATCTATGGTCTGGCTTACTGGAACAACGGCATGAAGCAGCTGACCTCCAGTCGCGAGCTGCGCAAGCCCGAGGATGCCAAGGATCTGGCCTTTCGTATCCAGCCCTCGTCGGTGCTGCAGGCACAGTTTGGCCAGCTCGGCGCCAAAACCGTGAAGATGCCGTTTGCCGAGGCGTTCAAGGCGCTGCAGGCTGGCACCATCCAGGGCACCGAAGGGCCTTGGTCGAACATCGCCAGCCAGAAGGTCGACACTGTGCAGCCGTTTATCAGCGAGCTTAACCATGGCGCCCTGAGCTACATGCTGATCAGTAGCAAGGCGTTCTGGACCAGCATTCCCTACAAGACCCGCACCGAGCTGGAAGCGATCATCGATGAGGTGTCCTTTACGGTGAATAAGGAGGCCGAAGCGCTGAACAACAATGATCGCGAGCGCATCATCGCCGCCGGCCATGCCAAAGTGGTCACCTTGACGGACGATGAACGTGCCGCCTGGCGCGCTGCATTGAGCCCGCTGTGGAAGACCTACGAAACGGAAATCGGCGCCGATGTGCTGCGTGCCGCTCAGGCCGTCAACCGCCGCTAAGCGCGGGCTCAGGGCAACGCCAAGAGCCCGCAGGTTTTACCGGTGTTTGTTCGGCGAGCGTTGCGCCACACTGGGCCTGTGCACCCTGCATAGGTCCGGTACTCGCATGACCAGTGATGACAAGTACACCCAGCAAACCCTTACCTCTATTCAGGTCTGGTCGCCCAGCCTGTTCAGCCTGCGCTGTACACGTGATGCGGGCTTTCGCTTCCGTGCGGGGCAGTTTGCCCGGCTCGGCGTCGCCAAGGCCGATGGCTCGGTGGTCTGGCGCGCCTATTCGATGGCCTCGGCGCCTCATGATGAGTTTCTTGAGTTCTTCTCCATCGTCGTGCCAGGCGGCGAGTTCACCTCCGAGCTGAGTCGGCTGCAGGTTGGCGACAGCCTGCTGCTGGAAAAACAGGCGCTGGGCTTTCTCACCCTCGACCGCTTTGCCGATGGTCGTGACCTCTGGCTGCTGGCCAGCGGCACGGGGCTCGCGCCGTTTCTATCGATTCTGCAGGGCTTGGAGGTGTGGCAGCACTTCCAGCGCGTGGTGCTGGTGTACAGCGCGCGCACGGCCAGCGAGCTGGCCTATCAGCCGCTGATTCACGGGCTGATGCAGCAGGAACATCTGCAGGAATACGCTGATCGTTTCACCTATCTGCCGCTGGTCACCCGTGAGCAGGTGCCTGATTGCCTGCATGGGCGCATCACCACTCT harbors:
- a CDS encoding DUF2474 domain-containing protein, which gives rise to MNDVDEKKPLWQRLGWLVLIWAGSVLALGAVSYLLRLFMQAAGMGTP
- a CDS encoding methyltransferase yields the protein MPLLSTPFAQLDLLRQPDQPNEPLQAFDAADEYLLNHLHEQGLTSSARVLVLNDSFGALAISLASQAQVTSSGDSHLGHLGLQVNLLRNQQQADAVRFVPASTVAQGPFDGVLIRVPKTLALLEEQLIRLHGQLAPGAQVIAAAMIKHLPRAAGDLLEQYIGPVQASLAVKKARLLFATPKAKPAPVSPYPTRYRLEKPAIELLNHANVFCREDLDIGTRAFLPHLPKHLSRMRVADLGCGNGVLGIAYALGSPQAELTLVDESYMAVQSAEENWRATLGERPVEIRAGDGLAEQAEDSLDLVLCNPPFHQQQVVGDFLAWRMFQQARAALVTGGELWIVGNRHLGYHAKLKRLFRGVEQVAATPKFVVLKAIK
- a CDS encoding DctP family TRAP transporter solute-binding subunit, which produces MFKSLLSLTFTALLVAVSPAQAEGKAPIVIKFSHVVAEDTPKGKGALLFKKLVEERLAGQVAVEVYPNSTLFGDGEEINALRDGKVQMLAPSLSKFEAYTKQLQVFDLPFLFDDLEAVKRFQKRDKSRELLHAMSNQGIYGLAYWNNGMKQLTSSRELRKPEDAKDLAFRIQPSSVLQAQFGQLGAKTVKMPFAEAFKALQAGTIQGTEGPWSNIASQKVDTVQPFISELNHGALSYMLISSKAFWTSIPYKTRTELEAIIDEVSFTVNKEAEALNNNDRERIIAAGHAKVVTLTDDERAAWRAALSPLWKTYETEIGADVLRAAQAVNRR
- a CDS encoding ferredoxin--NADP reductase; amino-acid sequence: MTSDDKYTQQTLTSIQVWSPSLFSLRCTRDAGFRFRAGQFARLGVAKADGSVVWRAYSMASAPHDEFLEFFSIVVPGGEFTSELSRLQVGDSLLLEKQALGFLTLDRFADGRDLWLLASGTGLAPFLSILQGLEVWQHFQRVVLVYSARTASELAYQPLIHGLMQQEHLQEYADRFTYLPLVTREQVPDCLHGRITTLLASGELERAAGLSLEPEHSRLMICGNPQMIDDTRALLKQRDLQLSLSRRPGQVAVENYW